The following coding sequences lie in one Blattabacteriaceae bacterium genomic window:
- a CDS encoding bifunctional 3-deoxy-7-phosphoheptulonate synthase/chorismate mutase type II, with protein sequence MNSTVLKSLKMMKKLNDIEQSWIKKFNTPLIISGPCSAESEEQVLETAQRLDKSYVQIFRAGIWKPRTRPNSFEGIGEKGFYWLKKVKDKTGLKIAIEVASAEHVKISLKHNVVDVFWIGARSTVNPFSVQEIANALEGSDKIVLVKNPINPSLDLWIGALERFLSKGVENLGVIHRGFSSENLIPFRNQPNWKMVLDFKNLYPHIPVLCDPSHICGNREKIYDIVKQAFNLEYNGLIVETHCSPNKAWSDSQQQITPEKFSEILKKINPSKDILEKLRIQIDEIDQKFIFLLNERLKLSKEIGYVKNKYDKSVIQINRWKEILLKNKKLSKYFGISEEFIEKILNLLHKESINIQEQF encoded by the coding sequence ATGAATTCAACTGTGTTGAAATCATTAAAAATGATGAAAAAGCTTAATGACATAGAGCAGTCTTGGATAAAGAAATTCAACACCCCCTTAATTATTTCAGGCCCATGTAGTGCAGAAAGTGAAGAGCAAGTGCTAGAGACAGCCCAAAGGCTTGATAAATCTTATGTTCAAATCTTTAGAGCTGGTATTTGGAAACCTAGAACGAGACCTAATTCTTTTGAGGGAATTGGAGAAAAAGGCTTTTATTGGCTTAAAAAGGTTAAAGATAAAACTGGGCTAAAGATAGCCATTGAAGTAGCTTCAGCTGAACACGTAAAAATATCCCTCAAACATAATGTTGTTGATGTATTTTGGATAGGAGCTAGAAGTACTGTGAATCCTTTTTCTGTACAAGAAATAGCAAATGCTCTTGAAGGATCCGATAAAATTGTTTTGGTAAAAAATCCAATTAATCCTAGTCTTGATTTGTGGATAGGTGCCTTGGAACGTTTTTTAAGTAAAGGTGTTGAAAATTTAGGTGTGATTCATAGGGGGTTCTCTTCTGAGAATCTAATACCATTTAGAAATCAGCCTAATTGGAAAATGGTATTAGATTTTAAAAATCTTTATCCCCATATTCCTGTACTTTGTGATCCTTCTCATATTTGTGGTAATAGGGAAAAAATTTATGATATAGTAAAGCAAGCATTTAACCTTGAGTATAATGGTCTTATAGTGGAAACTCATTGTTCTCCTAACAAAGCTTGGAGCGATTCTCAACAACAAATAACTCCTGAAAAATTTTCAGAAATTCTAAAAAAAATCAATCCATCTAAGGATATTCTAGAAAAACTTAGAATTCAGATTGATGAAATAGATCAGAAATTTATTTTTCTCTTGAATGAGAGATTGAAACTCTCTAAGGAGATTGGTTATGTAAAAAACAAATATGATAAATCTGTTATTCAGATAAATCGCTGGAAAGAAATTTTGCTAAAAAACAAAAAACTGTCGAAATATTTCGGAATTTCAGAAGAATTCATAGAAAAAATATTAAATCTCTTACATAAAGAATCTATAAATATTCAAGAACAATTCTAA
- a CDS encoding prephenate dehydratase domain-containing protein, translating into MHKIAIYGIMGSYHHIAAIKFFGEECHLMECSSFEEVVKSVFSLNPKKGIMAMENSIAGSILTNYVMLSKYKLKIIGEVFIPINQCLITFSGQSLKNVKELISHPMALLQSKKYFNQFTNIKVLECTDTSEGIRYIAKNKMKNLAAIATEIASIIYGLNILEKNIQDHSYNFTRFFIVSSSKDSSKNFSDRASIKLRIDSKIATISRLLRIFSKNWNITSIQSITFFEKTWENIFFMDFSFEEYGHFKKMMDLLSKETFDIFIFGEYKNGWKII; encoded by the coding sequence ATGCATAAAATTGCTATCTATGGAATAATGGGATCTTATCATCATATTGCTGCTATTAAATTTTTTGGGGAAGAGTGTCACTTAATGGAGTGTTCTTCTTTCGAAGAAGTTGTCAAATCAGTTTTTTCTCTTAATCCTAAGAAGGGAATAATGGCGATGGAAAATTCTATCGCTGGTTCTATTTTAACAAATTATGTGATGCTATCCAAATATAAACTTAAAATTATTGGAGAGGTTTTTATTCCTATAAATCAGTGTTTAATTACTTTCTCAGGTCAATCTTTAAAAAATGTTAAGGAATTAATTTCTCACCCAATGGCTCTTCTTCAGAGTAAAAAATACTTTAATCAGTTTACAAATATTAAAGTACTTGAATGTACTGATACTTCAGAAGGAATTCGATATATTGCTAAAAATAAAATGAAAAATCTAGCAGCTATAGCCACAGAAATTGCTTCTATCATTTATGGTTTGAATATTCTAGAAAAGAATATTCAAGATCATTCTTATAATTTTACGCGTTTTTTTATCGTAAGTTCTTCAAAAGATTCTTCTAAAAATTTTTCTGATAGAGCTTCTATTAAATTACGAATAGATTCTAAAATTGCCACTATTTCTAGGTTGCTTCGTATATTTTCAAAAAATTGGAATATAACAAGTATTCAGTCAATTACTTTCTTTGAAAAAACTTGGGAAAATATTTTTTTTATGGATTTTTCTTTCGAAGAATATGGTCATTTTAAGAAAATGATGGATCTTCTTTCTAAAGAAACCTTTGATATTTTCATATTTGGAGAATATAAAAATGGGTGGAAAATAATTTAA
- the rpmF gene encoding 50S ribosomal protein L32 codes for MAHPKKRQSKSRKRKRRTHHKSKATQLTIDPITKKLHPYHQAYWFENKLYYIGQVLFVKN; via the coding sequence ATGGCACATCCTAAAAAGAGACAATCTAAATCTAGAAAACGAAAGAGGAGGACTCATCATAAATCTAAAGCTACTCAACTAACGATTGATCCAATAACAAAGAAGTTACACCCTTACCACCAGGCTTATTGGTTCGAAAATAAATTATACTATATAGGTCAAGTTCTTTTTGTTAAAAATTAG
- the glyA gene encoding serine hydroxymethyltransferase → MTLDEIIFHFLKKEEDRQVRGLELIASENYVSTNVLKAMGSILTNKYAEGGKRYYGVCEIVDKIERIAIDRAKKLFHAEYVNVKPHSGSQANAAVYMACLNPGDKILGFDLTHGGHLPHGSYGSFSGKIYRSLFYGLKKESGLINYEQVENLVEKEKKIKLIICGASSYSRDIDYSIFRKTADRIGAILMADISHTAGLIAKGFLNNPFPHCHIVTSTTNKTLRGPIGGMILLGKDFSKLGKSKKISQLIRNAVFTGFKGGENVIAAKAVSFREALTESFERYVKQVVKNAKKLAKSFVSLGYKIISNGTENHCMLLDLSNKNITGIEAEQLLATADITVNKNMIPFDNQSPFVPSGIRIGTSAISTRGLKDNDMEEIANWIDEVLRWKNDSLKIDIIKKEINNKMRYYPLFKG, encoded by the coding sequence ATGACTCTAGATGAGATTATTTTTCATTTTCTTAAAAAAGAAGAAGATAGACAAGTTAGAGGACTTGAGCTTATCGCTTCGGAAAATTACGTAAGTACGAATGTACTAAAAGCTATGGGGTCAATTTTGACAAACAAATACGCTGAAGGAGGTAAAAGATATTATGGGGTATGTGAAATTGTAGATAAAATAGAAAGGATAGCTATTGATCGAGCTAAAAAACTGTTTCATGCTGAATATGTAAATGTTAAACCTCATTCAGGATCTCAGGCAAATGCAGCGGTTTACATGGCCTGCTTAAACCCAGGAGATAAAATCCTTGGGTTTGATTTAACACATGGAGGCCATCTTCCACATGGTTCTTATGGAAGTTTTTCTGGAAAAATTTATCGATCTTTATTTTATGGTTTAAAAAAAGAAAGTGGATTGATTAACTATGAACAAGTAGAAAATTTAGTGGAAAAAGAAAAAAAAATTAAATTGATTATATGTGGGGCTTCTTCTTATTCTAGGGATATTGACTATTCCATCTTTAGAAAGACCGCAGATAGAATTGGAGCTATTCTGATGGCAGATATATCGCATACAGCTGGATTAATTGCTAAAGGATTCCTAAACAATCCTTTTCCCCATTGTCATATAGTAACTTCTACTACGAATAAAACTCTTCGAGGGCCAATAGGAGGAATGATACTTTTGGGAAAAGATTTTTCTAAACTCGGAAAATCAAAAAAAATATCCCAACTTATTAGAAATGCTGTATTTACAGGATTTAAAGGGGGAGAAAATGTTATTGCCGCAAAAGCTGTTTCTTTTAGAGAAGCTTTAACAGAGTCGTTTGAGCGTTACGTTAAGCAAGTTGTAAAAAATGCTAAAAAATTAGCAAAATCCTTTGTTTCCCTAGGTTATAAAATTATCTCAAATGGAACGGAAAATCATTGTATGCTACTTGATTTAAGTAATAAAAATATCACAGGGATAGAAGCAGAACAACTTTTGGCAACTGCCGATATTACAGTTAACAAAAATATGATTCCTTTTGATAACCAGTCTCCTTTTGTTCCTTCAGGAATTAGGATAGGAACATCTGCTATTAGCACTAGAGGGCTAAAAGATAATGACATGGAAGAAATAGCTAATTGGATCGATGAAGTTTTACGCTGGAAAAACGATTCATTAAAAATTGATATAATTAAAAAGGAAATTAACAATAAAATGAGATATTATCCCTTATTTAAAGGATAG